Below is a genomic region from Venturia canescens isolate UGA chromosome 1, ASM1945775v1, whole genome shotgun sequence.
TTCGATCGGGAGAATTTGGTGCCATCCAATTCTCGTAGTGGCATGAAAAACAAGCGCCGTTAATTTTGCCCCTTTACGATCTTATATTTTATCAATTCCGACTGGAATTTGAcgtgaatgaaatttcaaacgtTTAAATACTCCAGTAGTTGCCTGACATTTCCGGTGGACTCGACACCGAATTCGACACAGCTTGAACCGTACTCAGGAAATCAGAGAAAACGAATTCGAATAATTCCaccaaaaatatcgaaaaatattgcatATTTTCCGATTAAATTTCCTTGGAGTAtgtcgaattgaaaaatacctttaaATATGATATCCTCTGTCACGCCGTAGTTCGAATGCTTGGTATGCATCGTTCGCATCATCGCGATGCAACGAAAATGCATTCTACCGTCTTTCGACTTGTTGGTTTGCGAAATTGCTAGCATTTCATCACTGATTTTGTTTGCGAATTCCTGAAAGCGATACGAGCGAAAACTCCGGGAATATGCGTGGTTGGAATATTCATGATTATTGCAGAGCTATAACAGTATGAGAAGACAGAAATTTCATTGTATCCGTGAGCGATGCTGACTCCGACATACCCATGGAATATTTTACCTCAAAAACTATAaacaactttgaatttttcttatcATCTTGTGAAATATCGTACGGACACGAATTCTAGTATTTTTATGTCGAATTTTCTCATGCACAGCAAGGCTGGATCGGAGCTCGTAAGATTTTCGTTCAAACcccttaatatttttttcccactcGCAGCTTCCCTTTCCGTGCCCATGCACGTACTCGAACTTCTCGTGTTCTCGTTTCACATCCCTTGAAGTGGACCGCGTGTCTCGCTTCTACATAGCGCAGCAACGATAAATTTCTTGGAAGACCGCTTAAAAGAACGCGTTAATGCTCTCGTATATGACGCAGCCGAGGGAGCAGCGATGAGAAGAGAATCGACAAATACACATCTCACACGCACCCAGTGGTGCTTGTGAAAAGCAATTCGGTAGCTCCGACCAACACTCGGGCACACATAGCGgtcgttaatgaaaaaaaataatttttaaggtagttcgtgcACGAAACTATTATCGAGACggatatcaaattttaaagggccCGTCTTATTGAATGTTGAAATaaatgacactgaagtttgcaacgttggaatcgaacgaaattaacgaaaaaaactctccaataattccaataattctccaattctgttacctgcctaatttgcaattcgtagtttttcagtctacaccaatgattcgtgaaataaaaaataggtgaattacaaatgttatttttgttaatatcgttggactccaacgttgcaaacttcagcgtcgttgaaataaacgtgtttaaatatgaagaaaaatacacgggagatagggactatgcgtaaaaaatcgtttatttatgaaaaagtacacaataacagcGAAGTGTATAATAAAGATCCAGGaagaaattcgagacgattgttttACTAATAATAAAGATACATTACGTTGAAGATTggacgaaattggtaatgagcgcTCGTAACCTTacgtttgcttatttcggaattttgtTTCATCTTGGCTTGGGTCACttctgtcatagccttctgtctttttattaacacttttttcattatccatTTCCCGTTGTCTTTTCCCTTGGCGTTCTCCAATccgattttttacaaaaaaactgtagtattttcgccagggacgaataaaatttcgggttcagtcagtgacgaatccccgattaattaatggcttgtaattttattcgccaaaagatgaattgagaaagcgtatttacaattttgaatcaaTAACTCTGTCATTAAtttaaattgattatatctttGATTAGGAAGCAAAAATCGACCCagtttagacacccataaaatgcgATCCTTTgggcacgatctaccttaattcaTTCCTGCGAGGACCACCCTCCGAACCGCCTTTCAATTTTCCCATGGAATtgtaataattgaaaaatgttttcgattttttacacaTTTACTGATTCCTGATCGTTTTGTTTAATCTTTTCAGCCCAGCAAAAAACTGGAATGGaaacaaaacttttaaaaatttcgctcCCCTGTTATCAGAGCTTCCAATCAAATGAAGTAAGATCGAAGCGGGTTGGTCTGCTTCCAGTCTTATTATATTTCCCACGCTCAGCTGAAAAGAGCCTTAATAAATAACGAGAGAGTGCTCAGCGATTTATGGTCTTTCCATTCATCATTTGTCGTCGCCCTCGCGAAAGACCCATATGCGAAGGTCGTTGTGGCTCGGTTTTCGTTACCGGACTGCTCACTTTTTTCTGCACCCATATCCGCCCActcatttttcaaactccATTGAAATAGATTCCAGTGAATTCCAGGCTGGTCAATTGTGTCGTTTTATGGAAAAGGGTTTATGCTCGTTCGCCATGTGGCTATAATAAATGCCGTTTATAACACTTGAGATTACGAAAATGATGGTGTATGAAAACAGAAGCTCGCTTTCGTGTGAAAAAGATCTGATTCGCTAATAACCTCCACTTTATTTCGTAATAAAACATTTCTTTGTCGCAGCCACTTTGTCTATCAAAATTATTCTCTTCAATTGACCCTAATTGAACCTCGCATACTTCAAAGTTCATTTATACACAGCCATatcaaatattatttcgataaaCCACTCAACAAAttcttttgcgataaaaaACCTACGAACGacgaaataacattttttttcgtagcctCAGCAATGTCTGTCTTCACTTATGCCTAAACAACTTGGTGTTTGATCCTCACAAATTACGTGGCTATTTTCCAAATTGTAATCATTCGCGAGAATGTGGCAGCCGGCGCACAGATTTCGTTAATCAAGCTCTCGTTCATACCAGAACAGTAAGCCTTTCGAGGTAATTGAATCAAACGCGAAAGagcagagagagggagagtcgAGAGGAAAGGCTAGATATCTCGTTAATTTACCGTTGGAACGACCGACAGCGAAAagcttcgataaaaattgaatcacATCAAACCGCACGTTCATTCAATTGTGTCAGgcagaaaacatttttattcgggtggggttcgaaatttcgaataaccgaattgtagaatggtcgataattcgaaattaataaattcgtcatgtaagattggagaaaaataagtaattcgaaattcttattcccgatcgactatttagcagattacgtctttaatcgaatattttttctttgaattcgcatttattcgaaaatatatatttcgatagttttcatttcgaatgcaatttttacagaccgtacgaatgtcaaaagttcatattttcgaattcaaaatggagagtaattgttttacagacagaccagaatatagagtagcaaaaaatcgaaagtgaatttttcgagcctatagaacttagatatgcggaatagcgatggctcgaaaaggcgaaagtcaaaatggcgatgtttaaaattggagatcaccggtctgagtaagtgagtgaatGAGACGCGtatatttggagctccgctgcatttctttattttgatcgatcgactttctaacatttctatattttgactgttcgactttttggtctttcagtatttcaacctctgtaatatttggtctttcgttattatattttcaaaattttgaattttcacagtatcgctgaccgtagtaatttatgaatcgaaagagtgataatcgaattttcgaaaaatcgatattttagtcatcgtcctacgggcgattgttacattctattttcgatgtaaaggtgtttcgaaccttgcagtttctgctttatttattttcggcattcaaagctctagtcgaatctatccgtctccatattatcattcgaaatttataaattcgagattttaactgttcgaaattttagtaattccaacatttgatccccaccctttTTATTCCAGTCCAATTTAAAATCTTTCGTAATTGCTCCAGAGGCCTTTTTCACAGAATCTCTTGTTGATTGAGCTCTTCTGATTGAAAGTTCATTCGGTCAGacgatttgtatttttatccAAACTTATGGTGACTTTTGACAGGAAAATAAtaagttttaatttttttttcttcaatttttgttaCAGAACCACCGTTTATAGCATGTCTTGACAAGTGAAGAAGAATTTATCAACGCGGGGGTCTCGGCAGGTCAAGGGTTCAACAATATGGCGAACGGTCACCAACAACTTCCGGAACAATACACCGTGCCCCAGTTGGCAAGGGTCTTCCACAGTCTGCCACACCTCAACGTATCACTCCACTGGGTCAACAATACCTTCAATCCACATTCCGAAATTTACCTCGAGGTACGTTGGATTATGCAATTaagctattttttcctccttgaAAAGGTTCTTTTGTGAGCTCGCGCATTTGACCCATTTCATAAAACACGAAAATTATTCTCTTCCACATTCTCTTCGTTCTACCCATGAACATTTGTGTCACTCTGCTGAATTTATCTGCCAGTCAAGCTCTCCGCATGTCGAAGCGACGTTCAACGAAAATGGAGTTCCAAACTGCCTCATTGAATTCATACATGATTTTTCTTGACTTCATCagagaattaaaattttttatttgccagCATGCAGACAGGATCTTTTCACAAACAgccgaaagttcaacattcTACGAACGTCGTCTGTCGATTTTTCCGCGGTTCAAAGGGAACGGAATCGTATCAGTGAACACAGATcttcaatgaaaaaaccaaaaaggaTTTTACAAAGTAGCCGTAACGCTTTTCTGTCGTTGCAAAGGAGAATAAACATGTTGAAAATGGGACAGCAGAAGTAACAGAAACAGGACCATCTGCAGCTGGCTAACACACGCGTCACACGTTCTCGTATCGAGAACTTGGAGTTTGCGTTTGTGTTTTACATACGTGACAGAAGAAGAGAGGAAAGCAGAGAACccgagagcgagggagagaaagagagagagagagagagagagagagagagagagagactcaaCAAAACTGCAAAGTACAAAGGCCCGGGCAAGCAAAGCGTACGAACAATGCACAAAGGGGGTAGGTGGATTCGGAGCCGACGTGCAGGAATATCTCTACATCGTCATAATGTTCCCTGGGGCAACCTAAGGGCGCCACAATTCTCTCGTCTCTTTTCACTATTCCTTCCTCACACGCTTATTTGTTCACCTTGTCCGTGCTCTCTGCCACGTGAATTAGGCTAAAATAGCTACGAAAAGGGCGAAAATTCACTATAATTACTGCACTCGATGCTTGTACATTAAAAATGTATCAATGTCATGAAAAGTGTATCGAATTCGTCTGCTTTTATGCGGGCAAAGTACGTTGAACCATACGGGTTGTCGTAGCCGGGTGGCTAGATGACATTATAAATTCAGACCCtgaatcgatttttgtatAGAAATGTGTTTTACTTCTTTATTTGAGCCCCTCCCGGCGAGCTATGAATAATCAAGCTCGACGTGGATGAAACTAGAGCGAAAATGCATGGGATCAATTTAGCGAAGTAAAAAATACATCGAAAAATGCACCGAAGTTTCCTACTTTCAAAAAATCACCAGAGAAcgggttgaaaaaaaactactcTTCGGCATTTTCCCGTATAAttgagaatgaaataaaaatatttcggttCGCTTCCAAGACTTGATGAATTTACGAAAGCACTCTCAATGGCTTTTCCATTTGAGGCATTGTGTGCTCGACAAAATTCGTCCCATCTATTTCTTCTCGAATTTTCACCATTTCGTATCAGATGAAGAACAGTTTCAAGCTTCGCGTTTGGAGTACTCAGTCAAGTTGCATTATTGAGAATAAAATCTCGAAAAACTctcaaaaaaacgaagaaaaagtgtCTACTGATTAAATGAAGTAGAGTAAAAACGCCCGCACGAAACTCCCTCGGATGAGATAGAGAACGAGGCACTCCGGATCTCTAGAGTTTAGAGACTGGTCTCGAGTCTGTATCTTTCCTCCTCGCGCAGAATATGAGGGAAAAAACATCTCCGCCAGACTGAAGGACGAGGAGAAAATATTCTTCGTGACTAAGTGCGCTTCTATAAAAAATCGCAATCGGTATTGCAGtgtaaaagagagaaaaagaaggcgagtgaaaagaagaagaaagacgAACCGGTTAATCGATCGATCGTCCGTAGATCCGGAGTTATTCGTCACGCAAGCTTTTTTATTACCTTGCCACCTCTCTGCTATCGCAAAAGAGTTTCATGAAAACAGATATGTGATTATATTGTATGGACGGCGAAAAAACAGCACGAGAGATTCAATGTTACGAGGCCTTGTTGAGATAAAAagtaaataagaaaaaactgCGCTCAATCTCGAGGAAGCAGCCCATAAAATCGCGAGAGATGCATAACTTCGAATATACGAGCCGTTCTGTACCAAGTTGATCTCGATTCAACCACTTTTTTCGTCTTGCCCACGAACGGCTTGAAAACTCATGTCGATTTTTAACATCGAAGATTTAGACACTTTCCCTGAggcaatacattttttttcaatatttttgtgtcAACAGTTAAATTAACGTTTGCCACCCATTCGATTGTTGCTTTCGGTCGGAAATTCGTCGTGATCTGGAATAATTTCATTGACGCGCATCTGCTGGTGCAATGAAGATTTTTTAGAATTGTAAGCTCACGTAATAGCGAATGCCCGATATATATTCACATTCGTATACATGTAACGAATAGAGAAAAGCTCGGGAATATATAAGACTGCAAATGGATTCTTTAGAAACAGTTCTCGACTGACTCTCCAGGAGCATCCCCTGGCAAGCCTGGAAGCCACTGGGGCGGTTAGAGATGCAGAAGAGAGCgaaatataaaagaaacacGAGAAAGTGCACTCGACTATCACCGggttttctctttcccttctctctctctccactcTCTCGCCCTACAGAAGAAAAGttttgtcgaaaaaataaGGGAAAAAGCTCGGGAAAAGGCTCAGTTTTTTTCCACCGAGGTACCTCGCAAAATTTTTGGCGAGCCTATCCCGATTTTCCAAATATATCTTAGCATCGCTGTTTATATTTGAACCCCTCGCTTCAGCCTTTGCCGGTGGTACAAccgagacgaaaaaatgaagaaatttttctcgGCTTTTATGACTTTGCGAGTATTCGAAGATTGGAGTCAAGGAAACTCGATCGAGCACTCCGTCCTCCGAGCTTTTATGATTCGGAgtaataaaatactttcgaGAGACGATCTACCCAATTTCGTTCTCCGTTCCGAATGAATTATCACAActtctttcaatttcaaataaatcatTCACCCAATCAACACGATCAATAGGAATTGTCTCAATGGCGATCCTGCTGGCTCGGAGAGGACATTGATCGAGTCTTCTGTCATGTGCATCCTCGAGCGGTGACCGTCAAGTATGTTGTCAACTCTCCATCCGTATTCGTCAATTAATTTACCCTCTCTGATTCACTCCGATGACCGAGCATCAACGACGATCCACGAGAGCTTCAAACGTTCGTTATAGCACATTTCGTCCGAGACCGTTTAATCGATTTACAAGCATTGAGTGTGATCgttttgacaattgaaatctCGCCTTCTTTTCACAATCAGTGTCTCATGCCCTCGAAAATTCATACTTCATTGAACAATTCTAAAACAAAGCCTTTGCAGTCCCATTCGTTGTAATTCCTTTTTAATCGTAAATTCGTTCAAAAAATTCCCTGCATATTTACTTTCCAACaggaaaaattgatgatttcaTTCCGACCAAATTCACAATGATTATTCGACTGAAGTCAAATTTCAATTACCAAGAACTCCATTTTTCGTGTACGAAAATTGAACCACGAAATGATTAAAATTTAGTTgattttatgtttattttttcttcattaaccAAATTTGTttccgaaaattttttcgagctAACATATAACTTTACTCGGGaaaaaacagttgaaaaaattcgattctgCTTTGTtgagacaccatttttttttatccctcgAATGTCGAAtctatgaaaatataaacttGTATGAAATCGTATATTTGGAATGGTACCAGAGGAAATGAGTATCATCGAGCATCTTGGCAGTATGGATTGTTCGAGCCATTTCGATATAAGaaggagaatttaaaaatagaTTATTTGTATGGTTTTCAGAGCCTTGGTATACTCGGGAGTATTCCAGCTGCTTGGCTTATCCTGACGCTTCTCGTTCTATTAGTATATCTCGTAACGAGATGCTGCGACCGGAAGCCACGTCCTCGAAGGTCGATAACCCTGCTGAAGTGGACACTAGCTATTCTCGCTGTACTTTGTTGCGGTGCCATTGCCGTTGGTCTTTACGGCAATGATGACGTTCACAACGGCCTCGTACAACTCCTCGTAGCCGCTAAGAAGGTTGATGACATCATTGCAGCAGTGAGAAATCAGGTACGACACGTTTATTGCCAGTTTTTCTAAATAATCAAGCCCTGAAACGTTCGGAATGCAATTTTATTGGCTGAGTAGGAGCACTTCTACAAACTTCCGTGGAACAGTTTCAATACTTTGGCAATGAATGTATCGACGAATAAAAACGatcaaaaaatgagaaaaagttaAGAAATTTCTGTAGTTTTATCCTTCAAAGTTTTCTCTTTATTCCAAGTGCAGAAACAATTGCTGAAATGTTCGACACTCCACATTTTCTTACCCAATAATTTTCGAACGAAACGTATCATTTTATCAAGTACAATTAACATTGAAATTCGAACTAATTAAATTTCTTGATTTTAACCATTTTCGCAGACTGACACCATCGAGagcacgttaaaaaaaaagatggagcCTCAACTGACGTCATTGGGGGATGCATTCGATGCACCGGTCAATAACAAAACAACACTCGATTATTTGCTCAAGGCGTTAGCATACATGAAGCAAAATACTAGCATCGCAGTTAATCGTAGCTTCGAGATAAGAAAACCACTGAGTGGTATAAGTTTAGCGGGTGCTGTTGCACTCGGTGAAAGAATTGAAGAATTCAGATGGCCCATTACAATGGCAGTTCTCAGCGCCCTTGTCGCTTTATGCGCGGTTCTGCTGGTCGGAGTCGCGCGACATTCCCGATGCGCTCTCATCACGTGAGTCATTGctatttattttgtatcgTCTTTTACTAGAAAGTATGAGTAAGTCATGGCAATAACGAGAGGAGCAGACTCGTTTTATTCTCTTGTTAATCtcattcattaattttttcaggttCTCCGTTTTCGGGCTCTTCGCTGTCATAGTCACGTGGTTAATGGCTTCATTGTATCTAGCGACCTCGGTTGCGCTTGGTGATTTGTGCTTTGCACCTGAAGATTATCTTGCAAAAAATGTACCGCCGACCCTAGCGTCTGAAGTTTTATCGTATTACACGCATTGCGAAGCCACACGGAGCAATCCGTTTACCCAACGTTTGCGGGAAGGTCAACGCGCCGCTGAGCACATGAGAACGAGCCTCAACAACATCGATCGTCTCGCAGTCGAATTGTTTCATGACCAGCAATTGAAGCCCAAATTCAGTAGCCTTATGACCGATGTGAATTCCGTTGATCGTCTTATATCCGGCCTCGCTACTCTCCTCGATTGCAAACCACTACACAAGCAATACGTTCAAGCTGCTAAAAGCCTCTGTCATTTGGGATTgtgagttttttcaaaaaccaaatatttttaaagttattttttccatAGTGAACAATACTCAGAAAAGgatggttaaaaaatacacttAATCTGGccgaaatactgaaaaattggTGCTATCAAATTGAGCTACAGAGaaccatgaaattttttattctcaacaaCGTTCTAATTGTAAAACTAGAAAAAACACTGTTTTCGTTTCACGcttgtgaaaatgaaaagcgATAGTTGCACAAGTGCTGGCCTctttaatcattttcatttttcacacAGGTACGGTCTGAGTTTTATGCTGTTATCCAGTCTTGGCGCCGGTCTCATCTTCACCGTTCTCGTTTGGGTCGATTCTCACACGTGGATTTATATTAGAAAACGGTACACGAACAGAAATTCTCAGTGTGTCTATAAACTGATAGGAAAAAACATGAATTAATTGATAATGtttcaatggatttttttatgattgaggATAAAATACTTTTCTCCTAAagtaaagaataaaataacgatTATATGAAAGAATAATAACGTAATTTGAGCCCCATGGGATTGTTCGCGCCAGCCCTTTGTCTCTGGcaaaatgacatttttattctcattttattgatgatttacggctcataaaaaaattggcgtTACTCGAATGGTTTATCTACTATGTAAAATTTGTTCCAGAAGAGATTACCACCAGGTCGACGAACAGGATCCTTATTTACCACCGTCGGCGGCGTCGCAAGCCATTGCAGCTCGTACTCTTCGTGGCCAAGGGTCGTACCCGCCTACAGCCCCTCCTCTTAATACGAATGCTCATGGCACGAACAATATAATTAAGCAGCCTCTCCTGCTAACGCCGCCCCCGCCGTCCTACGCTACTGCGACAGCTCGAGCACGTCAGCTGCACGAGAGCATGTTAAAGTTTGTgcatgtttcttttttctttcactcgcctttttttttaacaaaaaatcatcgatcaTCGTGAAGAATCGACCGATTCTAAGTTATGAAGATAATCgtcttgaaattttatcgattgatCTATGGATTGACATTATCAAAACTCATCGACCGATTGCAATAATACATTAATCAATGTATTGACAGGTCCTTCGCCGATACATCGGATATTAACGATCAGTCTACTCACCATCAACGTTTGAGTTTTTCACAatgttgtttttgttttacgtTTTTATGTCGTCTCGTTTTCACGATTATAGCAAATAACGCCGtgctttttcatcatttttgtagcaatttaaaaattttacgcTATGTATGTTCAGCATATGTCCGTTATTTTCTGAATTACAAtgatttatttaattgaaTACATAGCCATTAGTGATACGTCataatttttcgttctttgTTTCATTgtgtcatttttattctcttgaTTTTGTTGAAGAGTGATTGTTGTTTTTTGAAGTTTGTCAAATTGAAAAGATGGTTTATATGTTATTTCGCTTTCGATGTAACACTCATATTATTATCCTTCGTTATTACTTGGCAAGACGCGTTTAGCGATAGCACTTATtcaattaataattataacTAGCATTTTAGTCATCAACATATCTTTGAATatatgtgaagaaaaatatttatgtatacTAGAGTTCTCCTTTGAATAATCGACAACGAATTGTGATAAATTTCGAGTTCGAGTAACTTTGGAATCaaaagtaaagaaaattaCAGTGGAAAAAACGAAGCTAGAGCTGACCGTTTCAGTGTGAATTAGAATATAACTTTTTGCACAATTTGTGCCTTTATCGTCacaattcatcaaaaaattcaatctctTGAGGATCACTCTAATATATATACGCATACATACTTATAAGGCCTTCTCAGCCCCGATGGTCAATTATATGAATCCACTTTTGATCAGAActctaatttttaaaaaatcaacctCGTGGGACATAatactatgaaaaaaatgattggtagcctttttttttattaaattcctGTAAGAAATTTGATTTCTTCCAAAGTTTATTTGATGCATTGTACAGCAGAATTTTTACGGTAGGGTCTCAACTCGTCACCGGGCAATTCGACCCTGCATTCttcgtatatgtatatatatatttatatatatatatagacggAAATGATACGGGTCCAATTTCTAGGTAGGAGAAAGGAGTTCGGGCTCTATTATTTTTACCCGTCACAAGACCAATAGATCATCTTAAacacatatttttttgacCATTGCGTCTGAGATATCCTGTCTACGTATAAGATGACAAacgaatatatattttgacACTTCGactttattattcattttccgACATTGCCGATTACAGAGGTGGGGGCATTAACGGTAGCGGAGGAGCCAGCGATCACAAATCTGCTCAGCATAATCAGCAGTCGGCGAGTGGACGAGCTGAGCACCGTTCTGGACTCGGAGATCAACCTGGCCAGTACGCGACTTTGAGCAAGCAGTGTAAAACGCTGGAGTCAAGTGACTTCTACTGAGGGCACGCCCCCTCGGGACCtggtgagaaaaaacgaaatttcattcaatactCGAAAAAGTGAATGATTTTCAACCACTGcgtaaaaaaatatctgagccgtcgatttttaataattatcaaATGTGTTGCAAACACTacacgaacatttttttttcttttgtatcGACGAGAATAGGTCGAGAACCGCCGTGGACACCGAGTGTGGCGTCATTTACCGGCACCCTGTCTCACAATTCACATGGACCCGCGCACCTCGCTACATTCCAAGATTCACGAAAGACTCAAACGCTCGATCCGAAAAATTTGGCTAGCCTTAAGCGTGGACCGACACCGGCATGGAACCAAAATCGTCCG
It encodes:
- the tty gene encoding protein tweety isoform X1, with protein sequence MANGHQQLPEQYTVPQLARVFHSLPHLNVSLHWVNNTFNPHSEIYLESLGILGSIPAAWLILTLLVLLVYLVTRCCDRKPRPRRSITLLKWTLAILAVLCCGAIAVGLYGNDDVHNGLVQLLVAAKKVDDIIAAVRNQTDTIESTLKKKMEPQLTSLGDAFDAPVNNKTTLDYLLKALAYMKQNTSIAVNRSFEIRKPLSGISLAGAVALGERIEEFRWPITMAVLSALVALCAVLLVGVARHSRCALITFSVFGLFAVIVTWLMASLYLATSVALGDLCFAPEDYLAKNVPPTLASEVLSYYTHCEATRSNPFTQRLREGQRAAEHMRTSLNNIDRLAVELFHDQQLKPKFSSLMTDVNSVDRLISGLATLLDCKPLHKQYVQAAKSLCHLGLYGLSFMLLSSLGAGLIFTVLVWVDSHTWIYIRKRRDYHQVDEQDPYLPPSAASQAIAARTLRGQGSYPPTAPPLNTNAHGTNNIIKQPLLLTPPPPSYATATARARQLHESMLKGGGINGSGGASDHKSAQHNQQSASGRAEHRSGLGDQPGQYATLSKQCKTLESSDFY
- the tty gene encoding protein tweety isoform X2, giving the protein MANGHQQLPEQYTVPQLARVFHSLPHLNVSLHWVNNTFNPHSEIYLESLGILGSIPAAWLILTLLVLLVYLVTRCCDRKPRPRRSITLLKWTLAILAVLCCGAIAVGLYGNDDVHNGLVQLLVAAKKVDDIIAAVRNQTDTIESTLKKKMEPQLTSLGDAFDAPVNNKTTLDYLLKALAYMKQNTSIAVNRSFEIRKPLSGISLAGAVALGERIEEFRWPITMAVLSALVALCAVLLVGVARHSRCALITFSVFGLFAVIVTWLMASLYLATSVALGDLCFAPEDYLAKNVPPTLASEVLSYYTHCEATRSNPFTQRLREGQRAAEHMRTSLNNIDRLAVELFHDQQLKPKFSSLMTDVNSVDRLISGLATLLDCKPLHKQYVQAAKSLCHLGLYGLSFMLLSSLGAGLIFTVLVWVDSHTWIYIRKRRDYHQVDEQDPYLPPSAASQAIAARTLRGQGSYPPTAPPLNTNAHGTNNIIKQPLLLTPPPPSYATATARARQLHESMLKGGGINGSGGASDHKSAQHNQQSASGRAEHRSGLGDQPGREPPWTPSVASFTGTLSHNSHGPAHLATFQDSRKTQTLDPKNLASLKRGPTPAWNQNRPLPPNPSAQPTWEFESRSQTNMNQFRSLVRNKAPNIRIQDQIQDQVRTLDRNFSRSQFNGTAQNNAVPNMYGTYNRSQARQEKTAAVPTLSQVQGSDPNLYAVTEL